One genomic region from Paracoccus pantotrophus encodes:
- a CDS encoding LysR family transcriptional regulator: MDTRQLKTLLAIVETGSFARAANRVALTPSAVSQQIQALENEVGVSLFNRENRPPTLTAAGQQMVEAAAELVRAAENAIDAISGRRIVGKFVIGSVRTSAIGLLPQAVSRVVANHPGLKIRLLVGNSENLVQDVYAGRLDAAIIAENSLSSRDLDWSPFIREPLFLIAPPGTPVVDVRQALSALPYVRFRSNVPLARLIETELGRMNLPLNDIAEMDTISAVTACVENGLGVSIVPRIAAIERGVDLVMLPFGDPPVFRQIGLLQRPKGPRAGLIAELHEQLALVSGEYGVRRLV, encoded by the coding sequence ATGGATACGCGCCAGCTAAAGACACTTCTCGCCATTGTGGAAACCGGCAGCTTCGCCCGTGCCGCGAACCGCGTTGCGCTGACGCCCTCGGCGGTCAGCCAGCAGATCCAGGCCCTTGAAAACGAAGTCGGAGTTTCGCTTTTCAACCGCGAGAACCGCCCGCCGACGCTGACCGCGGCGGGACAGCAGATGGTCGAGGCGGCGGCAGAGCTTGTCAGGGCGGCGGAAAACGCCATCGATGCGATTTCAGGCCGCCGGATCGTGGGAAAATTCGTCATCGGCTCGGTCCGCACCAGCGCGATAGGGTTGCTGCCGCAAGCGGTATCGCGCGTCGTGGCGAATCATCCCGGCCTCAAGATCCGGCTTCTGGTCGGGAACTCGGAAAATCTGGTCCAGGATGTCTATGCCGGCAGGCTGGACGCCGCGATCATCGCCGAGAACAGCCTGTCCTCGCGCGATCTCGACTGGTCGCCCTTTATCCGCGAGCCGCTGTTTCTGATCGCGCCTCCGGGAACCCCGGTCGTTGATGTCCGGCAGGCGTTGTCGGCGCTTCCCTACGTGCGGTTCCGCAGCAACGTGCCCCTGGCGCGGCTGATCGAAACCGAGCTGGGCCGGATGAACCTGCCGCTGAACGACATCGCCGAGATGGACACGATTTCGGCGGTGACCGCCTGTGTCGAAAACGGGCTCGGGGTGTCGATCGTGCCGCGGATCGCCGCGATCGAGCGCGGGGTGGACCTGGTCATGCTGCCCTTCGGCGATCCGCCGGTCTTTCGCCAGATCGGGCTGCTACAACGCCCGAAAGGGCCTCGGGCCGGGCTGATCGCCGAATTGCACGAGCAACTGGCACTGGTCAGCGGCGAGTATGGGGTGCGAAGGCTTGTCTGA